In one window of Methanolobus mangrovi DNA:
- a CDS encoding (5-formylfuran-3-yl)methyl phosphate synthase — protein MKLLISPINPEEAIAAYEGGADIVDVKNPKEGSLGANFPWIIRSVKESINSAKPISATIGDFNFKPGTASLAALGAAVAGADYIKVGLYDVQTEEQALEMLTNITRSVKDYNPDLKVVASGYSDYERINSINPHLLPAIGAKAGVDVVMVDTGIKDGRSTFEFMDEEELTKFTSAIRAVGLESALAGTLKFEDLPMLKRIQPDIIGVRGMVCGGDRTSCIKAELVDKLKNEM, from the coding sequence ATGAAATTACTCATCAGCCCTATCAATCCGGAAGAAGCCATCGCAGCGTACGAAGGCGGTGCTGACATTGTTGACGTGAAAAATCCAAAAGAGGGTTCTCTTGGTGCTAATTTTCCGTGGATTATAAGATCTGTTAAGGAATCCATTAATTCTGCAAAGCCTATCAGTGCAACGATCGGTGACTTTAATTTCAAGCCCGGTACTGCATCCCTTGCAGCTCTGGGTGCCGCAGTTGCAGGTGCAGATTATATAAAGGTTGGTCTTTATGATGTGCAGACCGAGGAACAGGCTCTTGAAATGCTTACCAATATCACAAGATCAGTTAAGGATTACAATCCTGATCTTAAGGTAGTAGCATCCGGTTATTCTGATTATGAGCGCATCAATTCCATCAATCCTCATTTGCTGCCTGCCATCGGTGCAAAAGCAGGAGTAGATGTTGTAATGGTGGACACAGGTATCAAGGACGGCCGCTCCACATTCGAGTTCATGGATGAGGAAGAGCTCACAAAGTTCACATCAGCTATCCGCGCAGTAGGTCTTGAGTCCGCACTTGCCGGAACCCTCAAGTTCGAGGACCTTCCAATGCTCAAGCGTATCCAGCCTGACATCATCGGTGTACGCGGCATGGTCTGCGGCGGCGACAGGACTTCCTGCATCAAGGCAGAACTTGTTGATAAGTTGAAGAACGAGATGTAA
- a CDS encoding class I SAM-dependent methyltransferase translates to MVESPIFEIFDGLPRQGPGSNECTEKAFNMLSSLPAGVKILDIGCGVGMQTIHLAKICNDCHITATDVYQPFLNKLMENAVKEGVDDRITTVCASMDELPFEAEEFDVIWAEGSIFILGLEKGISYWKQFLRNGGYMAVTENTWFTDEPSPEVLQFWQEIYPGIMNIPDTEKVITATGYDIIDHFKLPVSVWYDFYSNLEKRVDDISDNYKGNTEAEMILEFNRKEIKLFRERPDEYGYVFYIFQKNK, encoded by the coding sequence ATGGTAGAATCGCCGATTTTTGAGATATTTGACGGGTTACCCAGACAGGGTCCCGGCAGTAATGAATGTACTGAAAAAGCCTTTAATATGCTTTCTTCCCTTCCTGCAGGTGTTAAGATCCTTGACATTGGCTGCGGTGTGGGTATGCAGACAATACATCTTGCGAAGATATGCAACGACTGTCACATCACTGCGACTGACGTTTACCAGCCTTTTCTGAATAAACTTATGGAAAATGCAGTTAAAGAAGGAGTTGATGACAGGATCACCACGGTTTGTGCTTCCATGGATGAACTGCCTTTTGAAGCTGAAGAATTCGACGTCATCTGGGCAGAAGGCTCCATCTTTATCCTTGGTCTTGAAAAAGGAATTAGCTACTGGAAACAGTTCCTTAGAAATGGAGGATATATGGCAGTGACAGAGAACACATGGTTCACGGATGAACCTTCCCCGGAAGTGCTTCAATTCTGGCAGGAGATATATCCTGGTATCATGAACATACCTGACACTGAGAAAGTTATCACAGCAACAGGATATGATATCATTGACCACTTTAAACTGCCAGTTTCTGTCTGGTATGATTTTTACTCCAATCTGGAAAAAAGAGTCGATGACATCAGTGATAACTATAAAGGAAACACCGAAGCAGAAATGATACTTGAGTTTAACAGAAAAGAGATCAAGCTATTCAGAGAACGTCCGGATGAATATGGTTATGTATTCTATATTTTTCAGAAGAACAAATGA
- a CDS encoding DUF166 domain-containing protein, translating into MTTIGVITRGKYGNRLIETIITKTEMKVVHTSVPEILPDFIDEPEEFLEELNIDRSVFDSDIVITYSLHPDLTVALAHMAGKAGLKAMIVPGGASKAPVLELENIAKQYGMLIQVEDICCTLQEKPETKELCSCLSSPVLDIDTDKGIIESVEVLCGAPCGSTWHMARELVGTKVEEAPARAGLLIQQYPCRAVRGNMGGIHESGEIHKKAVEEALKRKKEES; encoded by the coding sequence ATGACTACAATCGGAGTAATCACCAGGGGAAAGTATGGGAACCGTCTGATAGAGACCATTATCACAAAGACTGAAATGAAAGTGGTCCATACTTCCGTGCCGGAAATCCTGCCTGATTTTATAGATGAGCCCGAAGAATTCCTTGAAGAATTAAACATAGATCGATCTGTATTCGATTCGGACATTGTCATCACCTATTCACTTCACCCGGACCTTACCGTGGCACTCGCACACATGGCAGGAAAAGCAGGATTAAAAGCCATGATCGTACCCGGTGGAGCTTCAAAGGCACCTGTGCTAGAACTTGAGAATATTGCAAAACAATATGGTATGCTCATTCAGGTTGAAGATATATGCTGCACCCTTCAGGAAAAACCAGAGACAAAAGAACTTTGCTCCTGCCTTTCAAGTCCGGTGCTTGACATCGATACAGATAAAGGTATAATAGAATCGGTTGAAGTATTGTGCGGAGCGCCATGTGGAAGTACGTGGCACATGGCAAGGGAACTCGTGGGAACTAAAGTTGAAGAGGCACCTGCCAGAGCCGGACTGCTCATACAGCAATACCCCTGCAGGGCTGTCAGGGGAAATATGGGAGGCATCCATGAATCCGGCGAGATTCACAAAAAAGCCGTTGAAGAAGCCCTCAAAAGAAAAAAGGAAGAAAGCTGA
- a CDS encoding methanogenesis marker 14 protein has translation MAHKPRISESPSVRLLDLKDKSKSYFIVASVEVGNTTTKCILTATNLEDGKTRLVKKTVSMTRDVRPPKPGEEVFGMTLNGVELTRESVAELVKNTLLGAVKDANLDIKTDVHFVVRSTGVVAGFDSPDEVGEFIKALADGCLMAGVPPNRMTPPMSISNIPDRFQKYSKLEKVIFDGAVASVTPPTGATGVEIVANEMEGELATAGIKEGAKWVDVDFRNPCISMDFGTTLDGRIISPDLPYAKTIGNFCGYAGAIPDAIIKGTGQVDSKKGTALDISDDKSLDGLALKLKGKTINEYAEKILNYIIIEKVPKGRKRYGSVPVNSEAADAINVVLIGCDVGDNGSDMDKLAALGAEIYEKHNMKLLFAVIDEVMGRVVQRLVKVAQDEGLVFEDTAIGVTGRAGITGNKPKLILKYLHELGINHNIDENVVFVDDGLARGAAVMARCMNSLGTTFNPLGGHRGGKCILGQRVKLQNK, from the coding sequence ATGGCACATAAACCCAGAATATCAGAAAGTCCTTCAGTTCGTTTACTCGATCTTAAAGACAAATCCAAATCATATTTTATCGTGGCATCGGTGGAAGTTGGTAACACAACTACTAAATGCATTCTTACAGCAACGAATCTGGAAGACGGTAAGACCAGACTTGTTAAAAAAACAGTTAGTATGACAAGGGATGTCCGTCCTCCAAAACCCGGGGAAGAAGTATTTGGAATGACACTGAATGGTGTCGAACTGACAAGGGAATCGGTCGCAGAGCTGGTGAAGAATACACTTCTTGGAGCTGTAAAAGATGCAAATCTTGACATCAAGACCGACGTTCATTTCGTTGTCAGGTCAACAGGTGTTGTTGCTGGTTTCGATTCTCCTGATGAAGTAGGTGAGTTCATCAAGGCACTGGCAGACGGATGCCTGATGGCAGGTGTGCCTCCAAACCGTATGACTCCTCCGATGTCCATCTCGAACATCCCTGACAGGTTCCAGAAATATTCCAAACTTGAAAAAGTGATATTCGATGGCGCAGTGGCAAGTGTGACTCCTCCGACAGGTGCAACAGGTGTTGAGATCGTTGCCAACGAAATGGAGGGAGAACTTGCAACGGCAGGAATCAAGGAAGGTGCTAAATGGGTGGATGTGGATTTCCGTAATCCCTGTATTTCCATGGACTTTGGTACCACACTTGATGGAAGGATAATCAGTCCTGATCTTCCCTATGCAAAGACCATCGGAAACTTCTGTGGTTACGCCGGTGCGATTCCTGATGCTATTATCAAGGGAACCGGGCAGGTTGATTCCAAAAAAGGTACTGCACTTGATATTTCCGATGACAAGTCCCTTGATGGTCTTGCGCTTAAACTGAAGGGAAAGACCATTAACGAATATGCTGAGAAGATATTGAACTACATTATCATCGAGAAAGTACCCAAAGGCCGTAAAAGATATGGTAGTGTTCCCGTAAATTCAGAAGCAGCAGACGCTATAAATGTAGTACTCATTGGTTGTGATGTAGGGGACAATGGTTCCGACATGGATAAGCTAGCGGCACTTGGTGCTGAGATCTATGAGAAACATAATATGAAGCTCCTGTTCGCTGTCATCGATGAGGTCATGGGACGTGTAGTACAGCGTCTTGTCAAAGTGGCACAGGATGAGGGTCTTGTCTTTGAGGATACTGCAATAGGTGTCACCGGCAGGGCTGGTATAACCGGTAACAAGCCAAAGCTGATTCTGAAATACCTTCATGAGCTTGGTATCAACCACAATATCGACGAGAATGTTGTATTCGTTGATGATGGTCTTGCACGTGGTGCCGCAGTTATGGCCAGGTGTATGAACTCCCTGGGAACTACCTTTAATCCATTAGGTGGTCATAGGGGAGGAAAATGCATACTTGGCCAGCGTGTAAAATTACAGAACAAATAA
- the tmk gene encoding dTMP kinase, whose amino-acid sequence MKGKLITLEGIDGSGKSTITSRLGSNPEFSEFVFTREPTTGWIGEAVNRAIHSDTDHLAELLLFTADHAEHISKLILPALESGTNVISDRYSGSRYAYQAVTLKGRFPDPMKWIRGIHEGWTVDPDMTILFDIDPKIAVERCGNRGAQTKFEKIGFLEEVRANYLQLAKEYPDRFVVIDTDRPVDIVEKDVLSAIFSLVGTGRE is encoded by the coding sequence ATGAAAGGTAAACTCATTACTCTGGAAGGTATAGACGGTTCTGGAAAATCTACGATTACAAGTCGCCTGGGTTCAAATCCTGAGTTTTCAGAGTTTGTTTTCACAAGAGAACCTACCACCGGATGGATAGGCGAGGCTGTAAATCGTGCTATTCATTCAGATACGGATCATCTTGCAGAGCTTTTGCTTTTCACTGCAGACCATGCTGAACATATCTCTAAATTGATTTTGCCAGCTCTTGAAAGCGGAACGAATGTAATATCCGATCGTTATTCAGGCAGCCGGTATGCGTACCAGGCTGTGACACTGAAAGGCCGTTTCCCTGATCCTATGAAATGGATAAGGGGTATACACGAGGGCTGGACAGTGGATCCTGATATGACTATACTGTTTGACATTGATCCTAAAATTGCGGTGGAAAGATGCGGGAACCGTGGTGCTCAGACAAAGTTTGAAAAAATAGGTTTCCTTGAGGAAGTAAGGGCAAACTATCTCCAGCTTGCTAAAGAATACCCTGACAGATTTGTTGTGATTGATACTGACAGGCCAGTCGATATTGTAGAAAAGGATGTCCTGAGTGCTATATTCTCTCTGGTTGGAACTGGCAGGGAATAA
- the trxA gene encoding thioredoxin → MDDLESIKQKRMQELKQSLEQKQYPSSPVTITDASFDEFVSKYSLVLVDCWAPWCGPCRMLSPVLDEMATEMQGKVVFGKLNVDEEKMTAVNFGIASIPAMLIFKEGKFVDKLIGAVPKQNIIQKLQPYM, encoded by the coding sequence ATGGATGACTTAGAATCTATAAAGCAAAAAAGGATGCAGGAACTGAAGCAATCTCTGGAGCAAAAGCAGTATCCTTCAAGTCCTGTCACAATTACAGATGCTTCTTTTGATGAGTTCGTATCAAAGTACTCTTTAGTTCTGGTTGACTGCTGGGCACCCTGGTGCGGACCTTGCCGAATGCTTTCTCCAGTTCTCGATGAAATGGCTACGGAAATGCAGGGAAAAGTTGTTTTTGGCAAGTTGAATGTAGATGAGGAAAAAATGACAGCAGTTAATTTTGGAATAGCCAGCATCCCTGCAATGCTGATCTTCAAAGAAGGAAAATTCGTTGACAAGCTAATAGGTGCTGTTCCAAAGCAGAATATTATCCAGAAACTTCAGCCTTACATGTGA
- the polX gene encoding DNA polymerase/3'-5' exonuclease PolX, with product MDNIQIAEMFNRMAKLLEFKGENPFKTRAYTNAARSIKGLDEELSVLYKSGVMDSIPGVGEALKSKIVEILETGSFDAYERTIKEIPPGIMEIMDIPGIGPKMTRSFYEKLGATSVEELSKAAREHRIRRLPRMGEKHEEKILRSIVRMQQDKDHGRHPIAFAGEIAKQIRDELSSSPHIEKVVIAGSLRRKKDTVGDIDLIAISNEPEKAIRFFVNMEQVEEIVESGTSKGAVLYPGNLRVDLRVVEMASFGSMIQHFTGSKEHNIHLRKIALSKGYSLNEYGFKNEISGKLTPCSKEKEIYDFLGLEYLPPEIREDMGEIEASLTGKLPRLIEKEDIKGDLHVHSNWSDGVNSIEELAQAAIQRGYEYIAITDHSHSTGIANGLSEKRLLEHIKIIDTLNEKTDDIRILSGTECDIRADGKLDYSNEILEKLDIVIVAVHAGLEQDRNKITRRIVAALENEHVDILAHPTGRKLGKRPAYDIDMDKMISVAKENEKILEINSSPWRLDLNDTNARKAKEQGVMLAINTDTHTIEHFDNISFGIDVARRGWVESDDVINTMNLKQLCARLGILK from the coding sequence ATGGACAACATTCAGATAGCTGAGATGTTCAACCGAATGGCAAAGCTTCTGGAATTCAAGGGTGAGAACCCGTTCAAGACCAGAGCCTATACAAATGCTGCAAGAAGCATAAAAGGACTTGACGAAGAACTGTCAGTGTTATACAAAAGCGGGGTAATGGACAGCATACCGGGTGTTGGGGAAGCACTAAAAAGCAAAATTGTGGAGATACTGGAAACCGGATCATTCGATGCCTATGAGAGAACGATAAAAGAGATACCTCCGGGCATTATGGAAATCATGGACATCCCCGGCATCGGTCCTAAAATGACCAGATCATTCTACGAAAAACTTGGAGCCACATCTGTTGAGGAACTTAGCAAGGCTGCCAGAGAGCACAGAATACGAAGACTTCCCAGAATGGGTGAGAAACATGAAGAGAAGATTCTCAGGTCAATTGTGCGAATGCAACAGGACAAGGACCATGGAAGACACCCCATAGCATTTGCAGGGGAAATTGCAAAGCAGATCAGGGATGAATTATCCTCCAGCCCGCATATCGAAAAAGTTGTCATAGCAGGAAGCCTGAGAAGAAAGAAAGATACCGTGGGAGATATTGACCTTATAGCAATTTCCAATGAACCCGAAAAAGCAATTCGATTCTTTGTTAATATGGAGCAGGTCGAGGAGATAGTGGAATCAGGAACTTCCAAAGGTGCTGTCCTATACCCCGGAAACCTGCGAGTGGACCTGAGAGTTGTGGAAATGGCTTCTTTCGGTTCGATGATACAACACTTCACGGGTTCAAAGGAACACAATATCCACCTCAGGAAGATTGCACTCTCAAAAGGCTACAGCCTGAATGAGTACGGCTTTAAAAATGAGATTAGTGGAAAGCTCACACCATGCAGTAAAGAAAAAGAGATATATGATTTTCTGGGACTGGAATATCTGCCTCCAGAGATCAGGGAAGACATGGGAGAGATAGAAGCAAGCCTCACCGGGAAACTTCCCCGGCTGATCGAGAAAGAAGACATTAAAGGTGATCTTCATGTCCATTCTAACTGGAGTGACGGCGTAAACTCAATAGAGGAACTCGCACAGGCTGCGATACAGAGAGGATATGAATACATTGCGATTACCGACCATTCACATTCCACAGGCATCGCCAACGGATTATCTGAAAAACGCTTGCTTGAGCATATCAAGATAATAGACACTCTCAATGAAAAAACGGATGACATTCGGATACTCTCAGGTACGGAATGCGATATAAGAGCAGACGGAAAGCTGGATTATAGCAATGAGATCCTGGAGAAACTTGATATTGTGATCGTGGCAGTTCATGCAGGGCTCGAACAGGACAGGAACAAAATTACCCGAAGGATAGTTGCGGCTCTTGAGAATGAACACGTGGATATACTTGCCCACCCCACCGGCAGAAAATTAGGAAAACGACCTGCATATGATATTGACATGGATAAAATGATCAGCGTGGCGAAAGAGAACGAGAAGATACTTGAGATAAATTCCTCGCCCTGGAGACTTGACCTTAATGATACCAATGCAAGAAAAGCAAAAGAGCAGGGTGTCATGCTTGCCATCAACACGGACACACATACGATCGAGCATTTTGACAATATATCATTTGGAATAGATGTTGCAAGAAGGGGCTGGGTAGAATCGGATGATGTGATAAATACCATGAACCTGAAACAACTCTGCGCCAGACTTGGTATTTTAAAGTAA
- a CDS encoding HisA/HisF-related TIM barrel protein, which yields MFRIIFVLDIFNQTVVHAQGGNRSEYKPIHFSSHICNTSDAIKIVDAVKPAEIYIADLNLLQKIGKREKNFDIIQAVSEKARVMLDPGITSVSEIEDVMEIVQSVILGTETASLETIKQASSLYPKRINVSIDKKNGKILTNDPSMPDDPFKIVELLNDYDLEDIIILDLDRVGTSSGIDSQFLSKIASISDHNVLLGGGVRNVEDIEALEGIGIKGALVATALHNGSIPLQMIQ from the coding sequence ATGTTTCGTATCATTTTCGTTCTTGATATATTCAACCAGACCGTAGTTCATGCGCAAGGCGGGAATCGTAGTGAATACAAACCCATACACTTTTCCAGCCACATATGCAATACATCCGATGCGATAAAGATAGTGGATGCGGTAAAACCGGCAGAAATATACATAGCAGACCTCAATCTGCTTCAGAAGATCGGCAAGAGGGAAAAGAACTTTGATATCATTCAGGCCGTTTCTGAAAAGGCAAGAGTAATGCTGGACCCCGGAATTACATCTGTTTCCGAAATAGAAGACGTTATGGAAATAGTACAATCAGTGATACTGGGAACTGAAACAGCATCTCTTGAAACCATAAAACAGGCTAGTTCACTGTATCCCAAAAGGATCAATGTCAGCATTGACAAAAAGAATGGCAAAATACTCACAAACGACCCATCCATGCCCGATGACCCATTCAAGATAGTAGAACTCCTCAATGACTACGATCTGGAGGACATCATTATTCTGGACCTTGACAGGGTCGGCACATCAAGCGGCATAGATTCACAATTTTTAAGTAAGATTGCTTCCATCTCAGACCATAATGTGCTTCTTGGGGGCGGTGTCCGCAACGTGGAAGATATTGAAGCACTGGAAGGGATAGGAATTAAAGGCGCACTTGTTGCAACAGCGCTGCATAACGGCTCAATACCTCTTCAGATGATTCAGTAA